One genomic window of Candidatus Bathyarchaeota archaeon includes the following:
- a CDS encoding MBL fold metallo-hydrolase, with the protein MAKIRWLGHATFEIKLAEKIVFMDPWLDGNPKAAIKTSDVKEANIACVTHDHMDHVGSTFEICKQTYASFVGTPELCSYEKENGVAEAMGFNIRGTANVKGIDMTMTQASHTALRGVPTGFVLREKR; encoded by the coding sequence ATGGCAAAGATTAGATGGTTGGGGCACGCAACCTTTGAAATAAAGCTGGCGGAAAAGATTGTCTTCATGGACCCTTGGCTTGATGGCAATCCCAAAGCGGCGATAAAAACTTCGGATGTTAAAGAAGCAAACATTGCTTGTGTAACTCATGATCACATGGACCACGTTGGAAGTACCTTTGAAATCTGCAAACAGACATACGCATCGTTTGTTGGAACACCTGAATTATGCAGCTACGAAAAGGAAAATGGAGTTGCAGAAGCCATGGGATTCAACATAAGAGGTACCGCAAACGTGAAGGGAATCGATATGACAATGACCCAAGCTTCCCACACGGCCCTCCGAGGTGTTCCTACAGGTTTTGTTTTAAGAGAGAAGAGATAG